The nucleotide window GATCAGTCACCCTTGAACCCGGATGGCACCTGGACCCGCTGGCGGGAGATGGCGCCGCACCTCGACGAATGCCTGAACCGGCTCGGGGAGGCCGATCGCCATGCGGTGCTGCTTCGCTTCTTCGAGAACCGTTCCCTGCGCGAGGTCGGGGGCGCCCTGGGGATTGCCGAAGATGCGGCCCGCAAACGGATCACCCGCGCCCTGGCCCGGCTGCAATCCCTGCTGCTTCGCCAGGGTGCCCGCATCGAGCCGGAAGCCCTCCCGGCCGTCCTCGAGGCCCATGCACCCGCCGCGCTGCCGGCAGGCGTGGCCGGCGCGACACTCTCGGCCGTGCTCGGTTCCGGAGGCGGCCCCCAGATTTCCGCCCTTGCCACGGCGGCAGGGCGCGCCCTCGACGGCTGGGCCTGGAAAGCCTGGCTGACGGCGGCCGTGCTGTCCGTGGGCGGGGGCCTGGGATGGGGTCTGGCGGGGGGCGTCGATCGCCCCGGGGTTCCAACCTCATCGCCATCCGCACCCGCCCACCTGGATGACTACCGACCGGCCGGATTTCCCCGCCCCGAACCGGTCCACGACTTTCTTCTGTCCCTCCAGCAGGGCCTGCTCACCGGCCACCACGACCGTGTCCTCGGCCTCATCCGGTATCCCCTGCGCGTGAACGGACCCGAAGGCACGCGGATCGTATCCTCGCCTGAGGAACTCCGTGCGGCCTTTGCATCGGTGTTCCCGCCCGACCTGGCCCGAGCCATCCTCAAGAGTCCGCGCACGCAGCTCTACTGCGATTCCCGCGGCGTGATGATCGGGTCGGGGCAGGCGTGGATCGTGGCGCACCCCGCCGGCCGCGGCGATCCCGAACCCCGCCTGGGCGCCATCAATCTCGACTGAACTCCCGCCATGCCCGCGAACCCGTCGCTTCGTCCCCGCCCTGCCGGCTTCACCCTGCTGGAACTGCTGGTGACCGTGGCCATCCTCGGCGTGCTGGCGTCCCTGCTCCTGCCCGCCCTGGCCACGACCCGGCGTCGCGCGGACGCCCTCCGGTGCGCT belongs to Verrucomicrobiia bacterium and includes:
- a CDS encoding sigma-70 family RNA polymerase sigma factor; this encodes MRTDHELLGSWVAARDQAAFAALVERHGGAVYASALRRTGSPDLAQEAVQAVFILLDRKARTLGPNVILSGWLFRAARLVTLDLIRAERRRRQRETQACKMHEADQSPLNPDGTWTRWREMAPHLDECLNRLGEADRHAVLLRFFENRSLREVGGALGIAEDAARKRITRALARLQSLLLRQGARIEPEALPAVLEAHAPAALPAGVAGATLSAVLGSGGGPQISALATAAGRALDGWAWKAWLTAAVLSVGGGLGWGLAGGVDRPGVPTSSPSAPAHLDDYRPAGFPRPEPVHDFLLSLQQGLLTGHHDRVLGLIRYPLRVNGPEGTRIVSSPEELRAAFASVFPPDLARAILKSPRTQLYCDSRGVMIGSGQAWIVAHPAGRGDPEPRLGAINLD